The Phacochoerus africanus isolate WHEZ1 chromosome 9, ROS_Pafr_v1, whole genome shotgun sequence genomic sequence CTGCAAAAGAAGACGTAGGTTCGTCTGGCCGCAGCGGTTCACGGGTAGGGAGCGGGGACCCGGGAACGCTGCCCAAACTCTGGTGCCTCACCCTGCACTTGCGTCCGTCCACTGTCTCCTCTTCAAAGCCTTCTCCGACCTTGAAGTTGATCTCGGTGGTGCGCACCGTGGTGGATGTCTTTATGTAGAATTGATCCCCGTCCTGGCGGATCTCCACGTGCGGCTTGGACGCGGCCGCCACGGCCACTTTCCTCAGCATGGCGTTCACACCTGCTCCGGGAAGAATGGGTGCCACACGGATTCGAGTCACGGGGCCTTGCCATCCACCCGCCGTCTCAGGACTGGCCTGGCACTTCCCAAACCCTCTGACTATAGTTAGGGGCCTTAAAAGTGATCcattcctccccctgccctcgCCCTGATTTTTGAGATGagaaattaaggctcagagaagctcaGTGGCTTTCCCTGAGTAGCACAGTGAATTCGTGGCAGAGCCTAGTCTCAAACTGAGTCCCCAAATTTAAATTCCCCGACCCTCCTAGGACTTCAGTAATAATCTCTCCTTGCGATGATCTAGCGCGAGATAAAGGCCGAACCGTCGGGGAAAGCGCCAAGCGTCTAGCAAACGTTCGCTGGACGCTTGGATCCCAGGCTCTACTCGCCCGTTCTCGATGGGGGTGCACCTGGCAATTCGCCTCATCTACGGCTCTATTGCCTGGAGTTGGTCCCGAAAGCCCACCCTCTGCTGGCCCGCGGCACCTCCCGCCGCTACTCCCCGTCGGGGCGCGCGGTCTGCGCCAGCTTACCCAGTGCCTTAAGCAGCTCGTCGAAATTCTCGCTGCTGCGCATCTTCCAGGTGCCTGCGAAGTTGGGCATGGTGACAGCAGTGCCGGCGGAGGGTAGGAGAGAGCAAGCACGGACAGCTGCAGCGCAGCGGGCACACTCCAAGCTGCAAGGCGGAGACTGCAGCTCTGCGCTGAGCCCCGCGCGCCTTGAGTCACCGGGAGAGCGCCCCTAATCCCCCGCCCTGCTccaagccccgcccccagccccgcccccgccccccgtggcCCCTTCCCTGCGtgagcccagcccccagcctactGTGGCCCTACTCTGCCCCATGGCGTTCCAgtctcctgtggtgcaggcctggcATCAGCTCTCCTACAGCTttggcgggaggggggggggcgcttCTGCCACCCCCAGGCCACCCACATCCTTCTTTAAAGTAGGTGGGTGGGAGAGAGTTCAATGAAACAAGATTGGCCAAGAGAGGAGAATTACTAAAGTTAGGCGGTGGGGACTTGGAAAATCATTACACTATTCTTGCTACTTTTGTACATGTTTAGAATATCCATAATATAAGGTTAAAATAAGTGAGTGGGGGACCGCCAGAGGATGAGAGCCACTCTTTCCCCACTCCCAGTCGTGCCCTCTGGAGGGTGCCCAGGCCGTCACCTCCACAGCGGATCCTATTCCGCAGCCCCCTCACAAACAGAACCAATGGGCGCCCGTGGCGGGAAAGCCCCAAACCCCACCAACACCCACCTGGGCAAGGCTCTGAGCGGAACCCAAGATCGCGCGAGATTGTGGGTTCTGCACGTTAGTTGGGCGGGAGGCCGCCCAGGCCGCTGCGTACCTGTGAGTAGTTCAAACAGAGTGAGAGTTCAGAGGTGGGGTTCGCTAAATGAGCTCCAGAACCCTGGGTAGGAGCGGCCTATTTTGCCGAAAAGTGAGGCTTTGCCCTTGCGGGCAGCCTGGGAGGGCCAAATGGAGAAAGTCCCTTCTCCCTTATGATTTCAAATATGCGCCGTACCTAATGCCCACTCGGTGTCCGCACTTCCGgagtacagaaatacaaatgtttCCGCAGCTCTCCGCTGCAGACCCGAACATTTCCTTCCAATCTCTTTCGGTTATTCCCCCAACAGTATGCCTTGGCCAAACTGCACAACTCAGGATTCTAGAACCTGCCATACATCTTCCCACCTCTAAGCCTTCGCCCAtgctctgccttctccctggaATGCCCTTTTCCTCTGCGGGTTAATAAACTCTTGTCCATTTGTCAAAGTCCATCTTTATGCCATCTCTTTTGAAATTCAATGTCCTaattaaatgtgattatttttctctgaacCCACGGGATCCAGGCTTGGTcctactgtttttaaaatttttcttttaatgattttttttccatctcttgtttaaattttaatcttgCTAAAAACTGAATTCCTGGAGGGCAGTGACTGGATGCTTATCAACTTATCCTCTTTTCTGTAGGCTTAGCCAGGTGGGGCTCAATAAATAAGCATTGATCTGAGAAGGCATGCTGCAGCCCAGCAGGAGTAAAGGGGTGAGGATTCCCGGAGGGCCTACAGTAATCTGTGCTGAGAGCCTGCTGAACATGGCTCTGGACCTctggcggggctggggctgggtcctGCCCTGAGGCCCTGAGGAGCTGTCTTCAAAAGCAGCTGAGGACAGGAGAGGAGAGTGGCCATCACCAGCTGGAAAGAGGTATGGGCAGGGCCAGCTTTATGGGTGTTAGATCTGTGTAGTCACAGAGGGCCATGCACATATAAGGGCCTGGTGGTTGGATCAATGCTACTGCCATCTTGAAATTTGTAATCATTTTGGGGCAAGGtgtcctgcattttcattttgcactacGTTCACAAATTATGTACCTAATCCTGAGTGCGGGAGGCAGAGGATCGGCTGCTGCAGAATCAAAC encodes the following:
- the CRABP1 gene encoding cellular retinoic acid-binding protein 1, with protein sequence MPNFAGTWKMRSSENFDELLKALGVNAMLRKVAVAAASKPHVEIRQDGDQFYIKTSTTVRTTEINFKVGEGFEEETVDGRKCRSLATWENENKIHCTQTLLEGDGPKTYWTRELANDELILTFGADDVVCTRIYVRE